The following proteins come from a genomic window of Musa acuminata AAA Group cultivar baxijiao chromosome BXJ1-7, Cavendish_Baxijiao_AAA, whole genome shotgun sequence:
- the LOC135680110 gene encoding protein WUSCHEL-like, whose translation MEPQHYQQQQQQQQQLLQEDGNIGSCSSGGGGSKASFLCRQSSTRWIPTSDQIRILRDLYYNNGLRSPNAEQIQRISARLRQYGKIEGKNVFYWFQNHKARERQKKRLTVDITATTSSSNKSSAVVSPGIPTTSRSSGSYAVGLSGNDAYDAAAAAETSFREYCMSGSMSSVGTTPWRHHCLSDRVANTMSREIETLQLFPINTVKEEHEAEHYYHSLPHSNTKDCGDFDDSKNQYVPSFYHYSDGRLAEEQHQLYNLNSGNAATCDSLELTLNSYYYAPPDSM comes from the exons ATGGAACCACAACATtatcaacagcagcagcagcagcagcagcagttgctGCAGGAGGATGGCAACATCGGCAGCTGTTCGAGTGGGGGTGGAGGGAGCAAAGCCAGCTTTCTCTGCCGGCAGTCCAGTACGAGGTGGATCCCTACAAGCGATCAGATCAGGATACTGAGGGACCTCTACTACAACAATGGCCTACGGTCCCCGAACGCGGAGCAGATCCAGAGGATCTCAGCCAGGCTCCGGCAGTACGGCAAGATCGAAGGGAAGAACGTCTTTTACTGGTTCCAGAACCACAAGGCCCGGGAGAGACAGAAGAAGAGGCTCACCGTGGACATCACCGCAAccaccagcagcagcaacaagAGTTCCGCTGTCGTCTCTCCTG GGATTCCTACCACTAGTCGTTCATCTGGGTCGTATGCTGTTGGACTGAGCGGGAACGATGCTTATGATGCTGCTGCGGCCGCCGAAACAAGCTTCAGA GAGTATTGCATGTCTGGAAGCATGAGCAGCGTGGGAACCACGCCATGGAGGCATCACTGCCTCTCGGATCGGGTGGCAAATACCATGTCTCGAGAGATCGAAACCCTTCAACTGTTTCCCATCAACACAGTGAAAGAAGAACACGAAGCTGAACACTACTACCACTCGCTGCCTCACTCGAACACCAAAGACTGCGGCGACTTCGACGACAGCAAGAACCAGTACGTACCGAGCTTCTACCATTACAGCGACGGGCGGCTGGCAGAGGAGCAGCACCAGCTCTACAACCTCAACAGCGGTAACGCCGCAACTTGCGACTCTTTGGAGCTCACCCTCAACTCCTACTACTACGCTCCTCCGGATTCCATGTGA
- the LOC135678433 gene encoding peroxisomal acyl-coenzyme A oxidase 1-like yields the protein MEGAAVDHLAHERIRAEFDVEAMKIAWAGSKHAVDVADRMARLVASDPVFKKDNRMMLGRKELFKNTLRKSAHAWRRINELRLTEEEASMLRIFVDEPGYVDLHWGMFVPAIKGQGTDEQQKKWLPLAYKMQIIGCYAQTELGHGSNVQGLETTATFDPKTDEFIIHSPTLTSSKWWPGGLGKISTHAVVYARLITDGKDHGINGFIVQLRSLDDHSPLPGIVVGDIGTKFGNGAYNTMDNGVLQFDHVRIPRNQMLMRVSQVTREGKFVQSDVPRQLLYGTMVYVRQTIVSDASKALSRAVCIAVRYSAVRRQFGSQDGCPETQVIDYKTQQSRLFPLLASAYAFRFVGEWLKWLYRDVTERLQANDFSTLPEAHACTAGLKSLTTSVTADGIEECRKLCGGHGYLCSSGLPELFAVYVPACTYEGDNVVLLLQVARFLMKTVSQLGSGKKPVGTTAYMGSVQHLMQSKCDVLTAEDWLKPSVILEAFEARAIRLAINCAKNISKFPSQEEGFSELSADLLEVAIAHCQLIIVSKFIDKVKEDIQGHGVKELLQILCNVYALSLVHKHLGDFISTGYITPKQGALANEQLRFLYAQVRPNAVALVDAFNYTDHYLGSILGRYDGNVYPKLYEEAWKDPLNDTVVPDGYHEYVRPLLKQKFTVSRM from the exons ATGGAGGGAGCGGCGGTGGATCACCTGGCGCACGAGCGCATCAGAGCCGAGTTCGACGTGGAGGCGATGAAGATCGCCTGGGCCGGCTCCAAGCACGCCGTCGATGTCGCCGACCGCATGGCCCGACTCGTCGCCAGCGATCCG GTATTTAAAAAAGATAATAGAATGATGCTTGGGCGGAAGGAATTGTTCAAGAACACGCTAAGAAAATCTGCTCATGCGTGGAGGCGCATTAATGAGCTACGCCTTACAG AAGAAGAAGCCTCTATGTTAAGAATCTTCGTGGATGAACCTGGTTATGTGGATCTCCACTGG GGAATGTTTGTTCCTGCCATAAAAGGACAAGGAACTGATGAACAACAAAAGAAGTGGTTACCACTGGCTTATAAGATGCAAATAATTGGATGCTATGCACAGACTGAACTCGGTCATGGCTCGAATGTTCAAGGTCTTGAAACAACTGCAACATTTGATCCCAAAACTGATGAATTCATTATTCATAGCCCTACACTTACTTCAAGCAAG TGGTGGCCTGGTGGTTTAGGAAAAATCTCTACTCATGCAGTTGTCTATGCTCGACTGATTACAGATGGAAAAGATCATGGGATAAATG GTTTCATAGTCCAGTTACGAAGTTTGGATGACCACTCACCTCTTCCTGGCATTGTTGTTGGTGACATTGGTACAAAATTTGGAAATGGTGCATACAACACAATGGATAATGGTGTTTTGCAGTTTGATCATGTGCGCATACCAAGAAATCAAATGTTGATGCG GGTTTCACAAGTCACAAGGGAAGGGAAGTTTGTGCAATCTGATGTCCCAAGGCAGCTTTTGTACGGTACAATGGTTTATGTCCGTCAAACAATTGTCTCTGATGCATCTAAGGCTCTATCTCGAGCTGTGTGCATTGCTGTGAGGTATAGCGCAGTTCGTAGGCAATTTGGATCACAGGATGGTTGTCCTGAGACTCAG GTCATTGATTATAAAACTCAGCAAAGCAGACTCTTTCCGCTGTTGGCCTCAGCATATGCTTTTAGGTTTGTTGGTGAATGGTTGAAATGGCTCTATAGGGATGTAACAGAGAGACTGCAAGCAAATGATTTCTCAACATTGCCAGAAGCTCATGCGTGCACTGCTGGTTTGAAATCTTTGACAACCTCTGTGACTGCA GATGGCATTGAAGAATGTCGAAAACTATGTGGTGGCCACGGTTATCTTTGTAGCAGTGGGCTTCCTGAGTTATTTGCTGTCTATGTTCCTGCCTGCACTTACGAAGGAGATAATGTTGTTTTGCTTCTGCAG GTGGCAAGGTTCCTTATGAAGACTGTTTCTCAACTAGGATCAGGGAAAAAACCTGTTGGTACAACAGCATATATGGGAAGTGTGCAACACTTGATGCAGAGTAAATGTGATGTTCTCACAG CTGAGGACTGGTTGAAACCTTCGGTTATACTGGAAGCATTTGAAGCTAGAGCTATCAGACTGGCTATTAATTGTGCCAAAAATATTAGCAAGTTTCCTAGCCAGGAAGAAG GTTTTTCTGAGCTTTCTGCTGATCTATTGGAGGTGGCAATTGCCCATTGTCAATTGATCATAGTATCCAA ATTCATCGACAAGGTTAAAGAAGACATACAAGGACATGGAGTCAAGGAACTGCTACAGATTCTCTGCAATGTATATGCTCTCTCTCTGGTTCATAAGCATCTCGGTGATTTCATCTCAACTGGGTATATTACACCCAAGCAAGGTGCACTAGCCAATGAGCAGCTGCGGTTTCTATATGCCCAG GTCCGTCCAAATGCTGTTGCACTAGTCGACGCATTTAACTACACAGATCACTATTTGGGTTCTATCCTTGGTCGATACGATGGCAATGTGTACCCCAAACTCTATGAGGAGGCATGGAAAGATCCACTGAATGACACAGTTGTGCCCGATGGATACCATGAGTATGTTCGGCCCTTGCTTAAGCAGAAGTTTACAGTGTCAAGAATGTGA
- the LOC135678434 gene encoding uncharacterized protein LOC135678434 — protein sequence MGRANGVGAEECDHLVGKDVLLGMAGSKPTKASPRSASDSSMVGRCDSGTPLSLRPVFELPPSEEETEAALSILKQVFVLGTFVHASEIEPSLDKKAVNNVSISSEMTSKLAEKESDRHALQLHVEKAMQLSSLKEFYSQGQQKILNLFNLLQTNPDLQRIVVSLSTDKAIWEAIMKNAAVEDLKESFFSGCKVEVGSIQYDLLNGVGDIATIIVRWILDNIKTKVMGLIDKITHLVVELFHCVETERSMHILDDVLRSLFMLSLMATIVVVIKRIHSTNAH from the exons ATGGGCCGTGCCAACGGAGTGGGCGCTGAGGAGTGCGATCATCTAGTCGGAAAAGACGTCCTCCTGGGAATGGCTGGGTCGAAACCCACCAAAGCTTCTCCTCGCTCCGCTTCCGACTCGTCGATGGTGGGCCGCTGCGACAGCGGGACTCCTCTGTCTTTACGCCCTGTCTTCGAGCTCCCCCCTTCCGAGGAGGAGACCGAGGCGGCGTTATCCATCCTTAAGCA AGTATTTGTTCTGGGGACATTTGTTCATGCTTCTGAAATTGAACCTTCTTTGGACAAGAAAGCTGTCAATAATGTATCAATTTCATCTGAAATGACAAGCAAACTTGCTGAAAAGGAATCCGATAGGCATGCACTACAGCTTCATGTCGAGAAGGCAATGCAGCTTAGCAGTCTAAAAGAATTCTACTCTCAAGGacaacaaaaaattctcaatttatTCAATTTATTACAGACAAATCCTGATCTCCAG AGGATTGTTGTATCCTTGTCAACTGATAAAGCTATCTGGGAGGCAATTATGAAAAATGCAGCAGTTGAAGacctgaaggaatctttcttctcAG GTTGTAAAGTAGAAGTCGGAAGCATCCAATACGATCTCTTGAATGGAGTCGGCGACATTGCTACAATAATTGTGAGGTGGATCTTGGATAACATCAAAACAAAAGTTATGGGACTTATTGATAAGATTACTCATCTCGTGGTTGAGCTCTTTCATTGCGTGGAAACAGAAAGAAGCATGCATATCTTGGATGACGTACTAAGATCTTTGTTTATGTTGTCTCTCATGGCAACTATTGTGGTCGTCATTAAACGTATACACAGCACCAATGCTCATTGA
- the LOC103990375 gene encoding bax inhibitor 1, translating into MDAFFKSGSWSHESLKNFRQITPAVQNHLKLVYLTLCCALAASAAGAYLHILMNLGGLLTTLGCLGSIMWLLSTPQYEEGKRFGLLMAAAALEGASIGPLIRLAVDFDTSILITAFVGTALAFGCFSGAAIVAKRREFLYLGGLLSSGLSVLLWLQFAGSIFGQSTAMFKVEIYFGLLVFLGYMVFDTQEIIERAHHGDRDYLKHALTLFTDFLAVFVRILVIMLKNASDKSEEKKRKKRS; encoded by the exons ATGGATGCGTTCTTCAAATCCGGCAGCTGGAGTCACGAATCGCTCAAAAATTTCCGGCAGATCACTCCCGCTGTCCAAAACCACCTCAAGCTG GTGTACTTGACGCTATGTTGTGCACTCGCGGCATCGGCGGCAGGAGCTTATCTGCACATTCTTATGAACCTTGGTGGCTTGTTGACCACGCTTGGCTGCCTCGGGAGCATCATGTGGTTGCTGTCGACGCCGCAGTATGAAGAG GGAAAGAGGTTTGGCCTTCTGATGGCCGCTGCTGCCTTAGAAGGGGCTTCCATTGGTCCTCTTATTCGGCTTGCTGTCGACTTCGACACGAG CATACTAATCACCGCTTTTGTGGGGACTGCACTCGCATTCGGATGTTTCTCAGGAGCAGCCATTGTAGCTAAGAGGAGAGAGTTCCTTTACTTGGGTGGCTTGCTATCATCTGGGCTCTCTGTCCTCCTATGGCTGCAGTTTGCTGGTTCCATCTTTGGACAATCTACTGCTATGTTCAAGGTCGAG ATTTACTTTGGACTGTTGGTATTTCTCGGATACATGGTGTTTGACACCCAAGAGATCATAGAGAGAGCCCACCATGGCGATCGAGACTATCTGAAACATGCACTGACCCTCTTTACAGATTTTCTTGCAGTTTTTGTTCGTATTCTCGTCATCATG TTGAAAAATGCATCTGATAAGtccgaggagaagaaaagaaagaagagatcgTAG
- the LOC103990374 gene encoding leucine-rich repeat receptor-like tyrosine-protein kinase PXC3, giving the protein MLAVSSLRWCHVFFSLVMATHLLLTSRPPAAAQLADQATMAALQQELAVVGWDSDSSGYCAWRGVTCGGGADRPVEALELPHRNLQGNISLVSQLRSLKRLDLSGNSFRGAIPPSLGSLEALQFLDLSMNRFEDRIPSSLGGLKDLRSLNLSNNVLLDEVPDELRNLARLQELQISGNKLSGRIPGWVGDLADLRVFSAYENILVGVIPRNLGSISQLKVLNLHSNQLEGGIPDSIFRSGNLEVLVLTLNRLNGSLPASIGNCQGLSNFRIGNNELVGSIPFSIGNISSLTYFEADNNRLSGEIPPEFAQCSNLTLLNLAYNGLTGTVPDNLGQLKNLQEFIVSGNSLGGEFPKSMLRCRNLSKLDLSYNRFNGSLPEDLCNMSRLQFLLLDHNSISREIPRGIGNCNRLLELQLGSNYLSGVIPPEIGKIKNLQIALNLSFNRLWGQVPRELGKLDKLVELDVSNNQLSGCIPLELKGMLSLIEVNFSNNQLRGQIPIFGPFQKSPRSSFLGNEGLCGDPLNSDCGTLFGSDYDSDHHKVSYKIILAVVGSGLTVFTMVSVVVGFFMLREKQEMDAKAAKVAGDVVVPRPQIAAGNVFIENLKQAIDFESVVKATMEDASKISSGTFSTVYKAVMPSGLIVSVRRLKSVDKTVTHHQNKMIRELERLGNLCHANLMRPIGYVIYEDVALLLHHHMPNGTLAELLHGTVQAEYEPDWPRRLSIAIGVAEGLAFLHHIAIIHLDISSSNIFLDSHFNPLIEEIEISKLLDPSKGTASISAVAGSFGYIPPEYAYTMQVTVSGNVYSFGVVLLEILTSKLPVDEVFGEGMDLVKWVHNASERGETPEQIMDARLSTFSFAWRKQMLGVLKVAMLCTDKTPAKRPKMKKVVEMLLESKDN; this is encoded by the exons ATGTTAGCGGTGAGTAGTCTTCGGTGGTGCCATGTCTTCTTCTCTCTCGTCATGGCCACCCACCTGCTGCTCACCAGCCGCCCACCAGCCGCAGCTCAGCTGGCTGACCAGGCTACCATGGCGGCCCTCCAACAGGAGCTCGCGGTGGTGGGATGGGATTCCGACAGTTCCGGTTACTGCGCGTGGCGCGGCGTCACCTGCGGCGGCGGCGCGGACCGTCCCGTGGAGGCGCTCGAGTTGCCCCATCGCAACCTCCAAGGTAACATCTCCCTCGTCTCCCAGCTCCGTTCTTTGAAGCGCTTAGACCTCTCCGGCAACTCGTTCCGCGGGGCCATTCCTCCGTCTCTCGGGAGTCTGGAAGCGCTCCAGTTCCTCGATCTGTCCATGAACAGGTTCGAGGACAGGATTCCTTCTTCTCTGGGCGGCCTCAAGGACCTCAGATCGCTGAACCTCTCCAATAACGTGCTCCTGGATGAAGTGCCTGATGAACTAAGGAACCTAGCCAGGTTGCAGGAGCTGCAGATTTCTGGAAACAAGCTCAGCGGCCGCATCCCCGGTTGGGTCGGAGACCTCGCTGATCTGAGAGTCTTCTCCGCGTACGAGAACATCTTAGTTGGTGTTATTCCCAGAAATCTGGGTTCCATCTCCCAGCTTAAGGTGCTCAACCTGCATTCCAACCAGCTCGAAGGAGGGATTCCCGATAGCATTTTCCGGTCGGGGAACTTGGAAGTTCTGGTGCTGACCTTGAACAGATTGAACGGCAGCCTTCCTGCGTCGATCGGGAACTGCCAAGGCCTCTCCAATTTTCGGATTGGGAACAATGAGCTGGTCGGAAGCATTCCCTTCTCCATCGGCAACATTAGCAGCCTCACGTACTTCGAGGCAGACAACAATCGCCTGTCGGGCGAGATTCCGCCGGAGTTTGCACAGTGCTCGAACCTCACCCTCTTGAACTTGGCCTACAATGGTCTCACGGGGACTGTCCCCGACAACCTCGGGCAGCTCAAGAACCTGCAAGAATTCATCGTCTCTGGCAACAGTCTCGGGGGTGAGTTCCCCAAGTCCATGCTCCGGTGCAGAAATCTTAGTAAGCTTGATTTGAGCTACAACCGATTCAATGGAAGCTTGCCAGAGGACCTCTGCAACATGTCGAGGTTGCAGTTCCTGCTTCTGGACCATAACTCCATTAGCCGGGAGATACCTCGAGGGATCGGCAATTGTAACAGGCTGCTCGAGCTACAGCTAGGGAGCAACTACCTTTCCGGTGTCATCCCACCCGAGATTGGTAAGATCAAGAACTTGCAGATTGCTCTCAACCTTAGCTTCAATCGTCTCTGGGGCCAAGTTCCTCGAGAGTTGGGGAAGCTTGATAAGCTGGTCGAGTTAGACGTCTCCAACAATCAACTTTCTGGATGTATTCCACTAGAACTCAAAGGCATGCTGAGTTTGATTGAGGTTAATTTCTCAAACAACCAGCTAAGAGGCCAAATACCGATTTTTGGACCATTTCAAAAGAGTCCTCGTTCGAGCTTTCTAGGCAATGAAGGATTATGTGGTGATCCGCTGAATTCAGATTGTGGAACTCTTTTCGGTTCTGACTATGATTCGGACCACCACAAGGTCTCTTACAAGATAATTCTCGCGGTAGTTGGTTCTGGTTTGACTGTTTTCACTATGGTATCTGTTGTTGTTGGCTTCTTCATGCTAAGAGAGAAACAAGAGATGGATGCCAAGGCTGCTAAAGTTGCAGGGGACGTAGTTGTGCCTCGTCCGCAGATAGCAGCTGGAAATGTGTTCATAGAGAACTTGAAACAAGCCATAGACTTCGAAAGTGTCGTCAAAGCAACGATGGAGGATGCAAGTAAGATAAGCAGTGGAACGTTCAGTACTGTTTATAAGGCCGTTATGCCTTCAGGCCTCATAGTTTCAGTGAGGAGGCTGAAATCTGTGGACAAAACTGTGACTCACCACCAGAACAAAATGATCAGAGAACTCGAGAGGCTTGGAAATCTTTGCCATGCCAATTTGATGCGGCCTATTGGCTATGTGATCTACGAGGATGTGGCACTGTTGCTTCATCATCACATGCCTAATGGAACACTAGCGGAACTTCTTCACGGCACGGTGCAAGCTGAGTATGAGCCAGACTGGCCAAGAAGGCTGTCTATAGCTATTGGAGTTGCCGAAGGATTAGCTTTTCTTCACCATATTGCCATCATCCATTTGGACATTTCATCAAGCAACATATTCTTGGATTCCCATTTTAACCCTCTGATTGAGGAGATAGAGATTTCCAAGCTGTTGGACCCGTCAAAAGGAACTGCTAGTATCAGTGCAGTGGCAGGATCCTTCGGTTACATACCTCCAG AATATGCCTACACAATGCAAGTCACTGTCTCTGGAAATGTCTATAGCTTTGGGGTAGTGTTGCTTGAGATCTTAACATCCAAACTGCCAGTTGATGAGGTCTTTGGAGAGGGGATGGATCTGGTCAAATGGGTTCATAATGCATCGGAGAGGGGTGAGACCCCGGAGCAGATTATGGATGCAAGGCTCAGCACATTCTCGTTCGCTTGGAGGAAGCAAATGCTTGGTGTTTTGAAGGTTGCCATGCTCTGCACCGATAAGACGCCAGCGAAACGGCCAAAGATGAAGAAAGTAGTCGAGATGCTCCTCGAATCGAAGGACAACTAG